The Anastrepha ludens isolate Willacy chromosome 2, idAnaLude1.1, whole genome shotgun sequence genome contains a region encoding:
- the LOC128855719 gene encoding serine/threonine-protein kinase greatwall isoform X4, with protein MYGKNSSGTSYARVMEKEGTATVQYHQCDYKTPKKSSMVLDGEHLLDKINILTTKPENQTCTKLPTINDFVIIKPISRGAFGKVFLGYKNNDPNKLYAIKVMRKSEMINKNMVSQVITERNALALSRSPFCVSLFYSLQSLACVYLVMEYMVGGDLKSLLTMYGYFDEAVARFYVAEVALALQYLHEHGIVHRDIKPDNMLLSAAGHVKLTDFGLSKIDNRRVSDLEISDLLNSSPTLNTRTPGQLLSLTSHLSFGSEKKMECGTGTSNLMNAMNRRHMTESSDSEADTSLNEAERASDSKISGVSPFFSVEEINVSVTHTCPTKTQLTDSNSSYYTCTSTEASNNEASVSANAPTHTRHVGFVDISKEMNGAATAVRVNCNRLRISKGTEDSGVSSRKSDYSISQINTTTGSLDKADNMCISKNDTGCSDYSRSYNTNITSEANSMRSPFRNLSKNFKRPEFMRGMKRKLNLLNRSENSPSLEGDGSNSVSNCGSTGLTQEIDILDIGSSTPKKRKAISGVLKVRSLSDDEMPQTLSEHVTNVVFSTPVSSQKLPHRDGGLLGKLKSTRFALPISMEMKKSEQAAEKASNVQYLKMPADDLTMSPINLGNNVHQTPKRINTPFRTPKSVRRGVGRQSTERILGTPDYLAPELLLRQGHGPAVDWWALGVCFYEFLTGLPPFNDETPQKVFDNILNKNIEWPEGDEALSAEAVEAVDLLLTIDPTLRPAAKEVQQMRFFESIDWKNIENEEPPFVPTPENPTDTAYFEARNNLQHLQLSNFTLED; from the exons atgtacggCAAAAATTCATCTGGAACATCATATGCTCGTGTCATGGAAAAAGAGGGGACTGCAACTGTGCAGTACCACCAATGCGATTATAAGACACCTAAAAAATCGTCAATGGTACTCGATGGGGAACAccttttagataaaataaatattctaacAACAAAGCCGGAGAATCAAACATGTACTaag CTCCCAACAATCAACGACTTTGTAATTATCAAACCCATTAGTCGTGGAGCATTTGGAAAGGTGTTTTTGGGTTACAAAAACAATGATCCCAACAAATTGTACGCCATCAAAGTGATGCGCAAATCGGAgatgataaataaaaacatggtATCGCAAGTTATTACAGAACGAAATGCATTGGCGTTGTCACGTAGTCCATTTTGCGTCAGTCTATTTTACTCACTACAATCGCTAGCGTGCGTATATTTAGTGATGGAGTACATGGTGGGTGGTGATCTCAAGTCGCTGCTTACCATGTATGGCTACTTTGACGAAGCAGTGGCGCGTTTTTATGTGGCGGAAGTTGCGCTAGCATTGCAATATTTACATGAGCATGGCATTGTGCATCGCGATATAAAGCCGGACAATATGCTGCTATCGGCAGCTGGCCATGTAAAATTGACCGATTTCGGGTTAAGCAAAATTGACAACAGAAGAG TTTCAGATTTGGAAATATCTGATCTATTAAACAGTTCGCCTACCTTAAATACACGAACACCGGGCCAGTTGCTCTCGCTGACTTCGCATTTATCTTTTGGTTCGGAGAAGAAAATGGAATGTGGAACTGGCACTTCAAACCTGATGAATGCTATGAATAGACGCC atatGACTGAATCCTCGGATAGTGAGGCCGATACTTCTTTGAATGAAGCAGAACGAGCTAGTGATAGTAAAATATCTGGAGTCTCTCCGTTCTTTTCGGTAGAAGAGATAAATGTTTCTGTTACGCACACATGCCCCACCAAA ACGCAATTGACCGACAGTAATTCCTCCTATTACACGTGCACATCAACAGAGGCAAGTAACAATGAAGCAAGTGTCAGTGCAAATGCACCTACGCATACGCGTCACGTCGGGTTTGTGGACATTAGTAAGGAAATGAACGGCGCTGCTACTGCTGTTAGAGTGAATTGCAAT CGTTTGCGTATTTCAAAAGGCACAGAGGACTCCGGGGTATCCAGTCGTAAGAGTGACTATTCCATTTCGCAGATTAACACCACCACAGGCTCACTAGACAAGGCGGACAATATGTGCATTTCGAAGAACGATACAGGTTGCTCAGACTATTCGCGAAG TTACAACACGAACATTACGAGCGAAGCCAACAGTATGCGTTCGCCATTTCGCAATCTATCGAAAAATTTCAAACGTCCCGAATTCATGAG ggGCATGAAACGCAAGCTAAATCTTCTCAATCGTTCTGAGAACTCGCCAAGTCTGGAAGGTGACGGCTCCAATTCGGTATCTAACTGTGGCAGCACCGGCCTCACACAAGAGATCGATATTCTTGACATTGGCAGCAGCACGCCGAAAAAGCGTAAAGCAATTAGTGGTGTGCTGAAAGTGCGCTCGCTTTCGGACGATGAGATGCCACAGACTCTCAGTGAGCATGTCACAAATGTTGTCTTTTCGACACCTGTGTCATCCCAAAAGCTGCCTCATCGTGATGGTGGCTTGTTGGGAAAACTCAAATCAACACGCTTTGCGTTGCCAATATCGATGGAGATGAAAAAATCGGAGCAAGCGGCTGAGAAGGCATCGAAtgtgcaatatttaaaaatgccagCTGATGATCTTACCATGTCACCCATCAATTTGGGCAATAATGTACACCAAACGCCGAAACGTATTAATACACCCTTCCGCACGCCAAAGTCGGTGCGGCGTGGCGTTGGTCGGCAGTCCACCGAACGTATACTCGGCACACCCGATTACTTGGCACCCGAATTATTGTTGCGTCAAGGACACGGACCGGCTGTTGATTGGTGGGCACTCGGCGTTTGCTTTTACGAATTCTTGACGGGTTTGCCGCCCTTCAACGATGAAACACCACAAAAAGTTTTCGACAACATTctgaataaaa aTATTGAATGGCCAGAGGGTGATGAAGCTTTGTCCGCTGAAGCAGTTGAAGCAGTCGATTTACTGCTTACAATCGATCCCACGTTGCGTCCGGCAGCAAAGGAGGTGCAGCAAATGCGTTTCTTCGAGTCCATAGATTGGAAGAATATCGAAAACGAGGAGCCGCCTTTTGTGCCAACGCCTGAAAATCCCACCGACACGGCGTACTTTGAGGCGCGCAACAATTTGCAACATTTGCAATTATCCAACTTTACGCTGGAAGATTAA
- the LOC128855719 gene encoding serine/threonine-protein kinase greatwall isoform X2 — protein sequence MYGKNSSGTSYARVMEKEGTATVQYHQCDYKTPKKSSMVLDGEHLLDKINILTTKPENQTCTKLPTINDFVIIKPISRGAFGKVFLGYKNNDPNKLYAIKVMRKSEMINKNMVSQVITERNALALSRSPFCVSLFYSLQSLACVYLVMEYMVGGDLKSLLTMYGYFDEAVARFYVAEVALALQYLHEHGIVHRDIKPDNMLLSAAGHVKLTDFGLSKIDNRRVSDLEISDLLNSSPTLNTRTPGQLLSLTSHLSFGSEKKMECGTGTSNLMNAMNRRHMTESSDSEADTSLNEAERASDSKISGVSPFFSVEEINVSVTHTCPTKTQLTDSNSSYYTCTSTEASNNEASVSANAPTHTRHVGFVDISKEMNGAATAVRVNCNEHNTLFKDSLKEKKVLIKVQEQSDQEGDSFEFSIVRKPSMDERLRISKGTEDSGVSSRKSDYSISQINTTTGSLDKADNMCISKNDTGCSDYSRSYNTNITSEANSMRSPFRNLSKNFKRPEFMRGMKRKLNLLNRSENSPSLEGDGSNSVSNCGSTGLTQEIDILDIGSSTPKKRKAISGVLKVRSLSDDEMPQTLSEHVTNVVFSTPVSSQKLPHRDGGLLGKLKSTRFALPISMEMKKSEQAAEKASNVQYLKMPADDLTMSPINLGNNVHQTPKRINTPFRTPKSVRRGVGRQSTERILGTPDYLAPELLLRQGHGPAVDWWALGVCFYEFLTGLPPFNDETPQKVFDNILNKNIEWPEGDEALSAEAVEAVDLLLTIDPTLRPAAKEVQQMRFFESIDWKNIENEEPPFVPTPENPTDTAYFEARNNLQHLQLSNFTLED from the exons atgtacggCAAAAATTCATCTGGAACATCATATGCTCGTGTCATGGAAAAAGAGGGGACTGCAACTGTGCAGTACCACCAATGCGATTATAAGACACCTAAAAAATCGTCAATGGTACTCGATGGGGAACAccttttagataaaataaatattctaacAACAAAGCCGGAGAATCAAACATGTACTaag CTCCCAACAATCAACGACTTTGTAATTATCAAACCCATTAGTCGTGGAGCATTTGGAAAGGTGTTTTTGGGTTACAAAAACAATGATCCCAACAAATTGTACGCCATCAAAGTGATGCGCAAATCGGAgatgataaataaaaacatggtATCGCAAGTTATTACAGAACGAAATGCATTGGCGTTGTCACGTAGTCCATTTTGCGTCAGTCTATTTTACTCACTACAATCGCTAGCGTGCGTATATTTAGTGATGGAGTACATGGTGGGTGGTGATCTCAAGTCGCTGCTTACCATGTATGGCTACTTTGACGAAGCAGTGGCGCGTTTTTATGTGGCGGAAGTTGCGCTAGCATTGCAATATTTACATGAGCATGGCATTGTGCATCGCGATATAAAGCCGGACAATATGCTGCTATCGGCAGCTGGCCATGTAAAATTGACCGATTTCGGGTTAAGCAAAATTGACAACAGAAGAG TTTCAGATTTGGAAATATCTGATCTATTAAACAGTTCGCCTACCTTAAATACACGAACACCGGGCCAGTTGCTCTCGCTGACTTCGCATTTATCTTTTGGTTCGGAGAAGAAAATGGAATGTGGAACTGGCACTTCAAACCTGATGAATGCTATGAATAGACGCC atatGACTGAATCCTCGGATAGTGAGGCCGATACTTCTTTGAATGAAGCAGAACGAGCTAGTGATAGTAAAATATCTGGAGTCTCTCCGTTCTTTTCGGTAGAAGAGATAAATGTTTCTGTTACGCACACATGCCCCACCAAA ACGCAATTGACCGACAGTAATTCCTCCTATTACACGTGCACATCAACAGAGGCAAGTAACAATGAAGCAAGTGTCAGTGCAAATGCACCTACGCATACGCGTCACGTCGGGTTTGTGGACATTAGTAAGGAAATGAACGGCGCTGCTACTGCTGTTAGAGTGAATTGCAAT GAACATAATACACTATTTAAAGATAGTCTCAAAGAGAAAAAGGTTTTAATTAAGGTGCAGGAGCAGAGTGATCAAGAAGGAGATTCATTTGAGTTTAGCATAGTTCGAAAACCTTCGATGGATGAG CGTTTGCGTATTTCAAAAGGCACAGAGGACTCCGGGGTATCCAGTCGTAAGAGTGACTATTCCATTTCGCAGATTAACACCACCACAGGCTCACTAGACAAGGCGGACAATATGTGCATTTCGAAGAACGATACAGGTTGCTCAGACTATTCGCGAAG TTACAACACGAACATTACGAGCGAAGCCAACAGTATGCGTTCGCCATTTCGCAATCTATCGAAAAATTTCAAACGTCCCGAATTCATGAG ggGCATGAAACGCAAGCTAAATCTTCTCAATCGTTCTGAGAACTCGCCAAGTCTGGAAGGTGACGGCTCCAATTCGGTATCTAACTGTGGCAGCACCGGCCTCACACAAGAGATCGATATTCTTGACATTGGCAGCAGCACGCCGAAAAAGCGTAAAGCAATTAGTGGTGTGCTGAAAGTGCGCTCGCTTTCGGACGATGAGATGCCACAGACTCTCAGTGAGCATGTCACAAATGTTGTCTTTTCGACACCTGTGTCATCCCAAAAGCTGCCTCATCGTGATGGTGGCTTGTTGGGAAAACTCAAATCAACACGCTTTGCGTTGCCAATATCGATGGAGATGAAAAAATCGGAGCAAGCGGCTGAGAAGGCATCGAAtgtgcaatatttaaaaatgccagCTGATGATCTTACCATGTCACCCATCAATTTGGGCAATAATGTACACCAAACGCCGAAACGTATTAATACACCCTTCCGCACGCCAAAGTCGGTGCGGCGTGGCGTTGGTCGGCAGTCCACCGAACGTATACTCGGCACACCCGATTACTTGGCACCCGAATTATTGTTGCGTCAAGGACACGGACCGGCTGTTGATTGGTGGGCACTCGGCGTTTGCTTTTACGAATTCTTGACGGGTTTGCCGCCCTTCAACGATGAAACACCACAAAAAGTTTTCGACAACATTctgaataaaa aTATTGAATGGCCAGAGGGTGATGAAGCTTTGTCCGCTGAAGCAGTTGAAGCAGTCGATTTACTGCTTACAATCGATCCCACGTTGCGTCCGGCAGCAAAGGAGGTGCAGCAAATGCGTTTCTTCGAGTCCATAGATTGGAAGAATATCGAAAACGAGGAGCCGCCTTTTGTGCCAACGCCTGAAAATCCCACCGACACGGCGTACTTTGAGGCGCGCAACAATTTGCAACATTTGCAATTATCCAACTTTACGCTGGAAGATTAA
- the LOC128855719 gene encoding serine/threonine-protein kinase greatwall isoform X1, producing MYGKNSSGTSYARVMEKEGTATVQYHQCDYKTPKKSSMVLDGEHLLDKINILTTKPENQTCTKLPTINDFVIIKPISRGAFGKVFLGYKNNDPNKLYAIKVMRKSEMINKNMVSQVITERNALALSRSPFCVSLFYSLQSLACVYLVMEYMVGGDLKSLLTMYGYFDEAVARFYVAEVALALQYLHEHGIVHRDIKPDNMLLSAAGHVKLTDFGLSKIDNRRVSDLEISDLLNSSPTLNTRTPGQLLSLTSHLSFGSEKKMECGTGTSNLMNAMNRRHMTESSDSEADTSLNEAERASDSKISGVSPFFSVEEINVSVTHTCPTKTQLTDSNSSYYTCTSTEASNNEASVSANAPTHTRHVGFVDISKEMNGAATAVRVNCNQEHNTLFKDSLKEKKVLIKVQEQSDQEGDSFEFSIVRKPSMDERLRISKGTEDSGVSSRKSDYSISQINTTTGSLDKADNMCISKNDTGCSDYSRSYNTNITSEANSMRSPFRNLSKNFKRPEFMRGMKRKLNLLNRSENSPSLEGDGSNSVSNCGSTGLTQEIDILDIGSSTPKKRKAISGVLKVRSLSDDEMPQTLSEHVTNVVFSTPVSSQKLPHRDGGLLGKLKSTRFALPISMEMKKSEQAAEKASNVQYLKMPADDLTMSPINLGNNVHQTPKRINTPFRTPKSVRRGVGRQSTERILGTPDYLAPELLLRQGHGPAVDWWALGVCFYEFLTGLPPFNDETPQKVFDNILNKNIEWPEGDEALSAEAVEAVDLLLTIDPTLRPAAKEVQQMRFFESIDWKNIENEEPPFVPTPENPTDTAYFEARNNLQHLQLSNFTLED from the exons atgtacggCAAAAATTCATCTGGAACATCATATGCTCGTGTCATGGAAAAAGAGGGGACTGCAACTGTGCAGTACCACCAATGCGATTATAAGACACCTAAAAAATCGTCAATGGTACTCGATGGGGAACAccttttagataaaataaatattctaacAACAAAGCCGGAGAATCAAACATGTACTaag CTCCCAACAATCAACGACTTTGTAATTATCAAACCCATTAGTCGTGGAGCATTTGGAAAGGTGTTTTTGGGTTACAAAAACAATGATCCCAACAAATTGTACGCCATCAAAGTGATGCGCAAATCGGAgatgataaataaaaacatggtATCGCAAGTTATTACAGAACGAAATGCATTGGCGTTGTCACGTAGTCCATTTTGCGTCAGTCTATTTTACTCACTACAATCGCTAGCGTGCGTATATTTAGTGATGGAGTACATGGTGGGTGGTGATCTCAAGTCGCTGCTTACCATGTATGGCTACTTTGACGAAGCAGTGGCGCGTTTTTATGTGGCGGAAGTTGCGCTAGCATTGCAATATTTACATGAGCATGGCATTGTGCATCGCGATATAAAGCCGGACAATATGCTGCTATCGGCAGCTGGCCATGTAAAATTGACCGATTTCGGGTTAAGCAAAATTGACAACAGAAGAG TTTCAGATTTGGAAATATCTGATCTATTAAACAGTTCGCCTACCTTAAATACACGAACACCGGGCCAGTTGCTCTCGCTGACTTCGCATTTATCTTTTGGTTCGGAGAAGAAAATGGAATGTGGAACTGGCACTTCAAACCTGATGAATGCTATGAATAGACGCC atatGACTGAATCCTCGGATAGTGAGGCCGATACTTCTTTGAATGAAGCAGAACGAGCTAGTGATAGTAAAATATCTGGAGTCTCTCCGTTCTTTTCGGTAGAAGAGATAAATGTTTCTGTTACGCACACATGCCCCACCAAA ACGCAATTGACCGACAGTAATTCCTCCTATTACACGTGCACATCAACAGAGGCAAGTAACAATGAAGCAAGTGTCAGTGCAAATGCACCTACGCATACGCGTCACGTCGGGTTTGTGGACATTAGTAAGGAAATGAACGGCGCTGCTACTGCTGTTAGAGTGAATTGCAAT CAGGAACATAATACACTATTTAAAGATAGTCTCAAAGAGAAAAAGGTTTTAATTAAGGTGCAGGAGCAGAGTGATCAAGAAGGAGATTCATTTGAGTTTAGCATAGTTCGAAAACCTTCGATGGATGAG CGTTTGCGTATTTCAAAAGGCACAGAGGACTCCGGGGTATCCAGTCGTAAGAGTGACTATTCCATTTCGCAGATTAACACCACCACAGGCTCACTAGACAAGGCGGACAATATGTGCATTTCGAAGAACGATACAGGTTGCTCAGACTATTCGCGAAG TTACAACACGAACATTACGAGCGAAGCCAACAGTATGCGTTCGCCATTTCGCAATCTATCGAAAAATTTCAAACGTCCCGAATTCATGAG ggGCATGAAACGCAAGCTAAATCTTCTCAATCGTTCTGAGAACTCGCCAAGTCTGGAAGGTGACGGCTCCAATTCGGTATCTAACTGTGGCAGCACCGGCCTCACACAAGAGATCGATATTCTTGACATTGGCAGCAGCACGCCGAAAAAGCGTAAAGCAATTAGTGGTGTGCTGAAAGTGCGCTCGCTTTCGGACGATGAGATGCCACAGACTCTCAGTGAGCATGTCACAAATGTTGTCTTTTCGACACCTGTGTCATCCCAAAAGCTGCCTCATCGTGATGGTGGCTTGTTGGGAAAACTCAAATCAACACGCTTTGCGTTGCCAATATCGATGGAGATGAAAAAATCGGAGCAAGCGGCTGAGAAGGCATCGAAtgtgcaatatttaaaaatgccagCTGATGATCTTACCATGTCACCCATCAATTTGGGCAATAATGTACACCAAACGCCGAAACGTATTAATACACCCTTCCGCACGCCAAAGTCGGTGCGGCGTGGCGTTGGTCGGCAGTCCACCGAACGTATACTCGGCACACCCGATTACTTGGCACCCGAATTATTGTTGCGTCAAGGACACGGACCGGCTGTTGATTGGTGGGCACTCGGCGTTTGCTTTTACGAATTCTTGACGGGTTTGCCGCCCTTCAACGATGAAACACCACAAAAAGTTTTCGACAACATTctgaataaaa aTATTGAATGGCCAGAGGGTGATGAAGCTTTGTCCGCTGAAGCAGTTGAAGCAGTCGATTTACTGCTTACAATCGATCCCACGTTGCGTCCGGCAGCAAAGGAGGTGCAGCAAATGCGTTTCTTCGAGTCCATAGATTGGAAGAATATCGAAAACGAGGAGCCGCCTTTTGTGCCAACGCCTGAAAATCCCACCGACACGGCGTACTTTGAGGCGCGCAACAATTTGCAACATTTGCAATTATCCAACTTTACGCTGGAAGATTAA
- the LOC128855719 gene encoding serine/threonine-protein kinase greatwall isoform X3, translating into MYGKNSSGTSYARVMEKEGTATVQYHQCDYKTPKKSSMVLDGEHLLDKINILTTKPENQTCTKLPTINDFVIIKPISRGAFGKVFLGYKNNDPNKLYAIKVMRKSEMINKNMVSQVITERNALALSRSPFCVSLFYSLQSLACVYLVMEYMVGGDLKSLLTMYGYFDEAVARFYVAEVALALQYLHEHGIVHRDIKPDNMLLSAAGHVKLTDFGLSKIDNRRDLEISDLLNSSPTLNTRTPGQLLSLTSHLSFGSEKKMECGTGTSNLMNAMNRRHMTESSDSEADTSLNEAERASDSKISGVSPFFSVEEINVSVTHTCPTKTQLTDSNSSYYTCTSTEASNNEASVSANAPTHTRHVGFVDISKEMNGAATAVRVNCNQEHNTLFKDSLKEKKVLIKVQEQSDQEGDSFEFSIVRKPSMDERLRISKGTEDSGVSSRKSDYSISQINTTTGSLDKADNMCISKNDTGCSDYSRSYNTNITSEANSMRSPFRNLSKNFKRPEFMRGMKRKLNLLNRSENSPSLEGDGSNSVSNCGSTGLTQEIDILDIGSSTPKKRKAISGVLKVRSLSDDEMPQTLSEHVTNVVFSTPVSSQKLPHRDGGLLGKLKSTRFALPISMEMKKSEQAAEKASNVQYLKMPADDLTMSPINLGNNVHQTPKRINTPFRTPKSVRRGVGRQSTERILGTPDYLAPELLLRQGHGPAVDWWALGVCFYEFLTGLPPFNDETPQKVFDNILNKNIEWPEGDEALSAEAVEAVDLLLTIDPTLRPAAKEVQQMRFFESIDWKNIENEEPPFVPTPENPTDTAYFEARNNLQHLQLSNFTLED; encoded by the exons atgtacggCAAAAATTCATCTGGAACATCATATGCTCGTGTCATGGAAAAAGAGGGGACTGCAACTGTGCAGTACCACCAATGCGATTATAAGACACCTAAAAAATCGTCAATGGTACTCGATGGGGAACAccttttagataaaataaatattctaacAACAAAGCCGGAGAATCAAACATGTACTaag CTCCCAACAATCAACGACTTTGTAATTATCAAACCCATTAGTCGTGGAGCATTTGGAAAGGTGTTTTTGGGTTACAAAAACAATGATCCCAACAAATTGTACGCCATCAAAGTGATGCGCAAATCGGAgatgataaataaaaacatggtATCGCAAGTTATTACAGAACGAAATGCATTGGCGTTGTCACGTAGTCCATTTTGCGTCAGTCTATTTTACTCACTACAATCGCTAGCGTGCGTATATTTAGTGATGGAGTACATGGTGGGTGGTGATCTCAAGTCGCTGCTTACCATGTATGGCTACTTTGACGAAGCAGTGGCGCGTTTTTATGTGGCGGAAGTTGCGCTAGCATTGCAATATTTACATGAGCATGGCATTGTGCATCGCGATATAAAGCCGGACAATATGCTGCTATCGGCAGCTGGCCATGTAAAATTGACCGATTTCGGGTTAAGCAAAATTGACAACAGAAGAG ATTTGGAAATATCTGATCTATTAAACAGTTCGCCTACCTTAAATACACGAACACCGGGCCAGTTGCTCTCGCTGACTTCGCATTTATCTTTTGGTTCGGAGAAGAAAATGGAATGTGGAACTGGCACTTCAAACCTGATGAATGCTATGAATAGACGCC atatGACTGAATCCTCGGATAGTGAGGCCGATACTTCTTTGAATGAAGCAGAACGAGCTAGTGATAGTAAAATATCTGGAGTCTCTCCGTTCTTTTCGGTAGAAGAGATAAATGTTTCTGTTACGCACACATGCCCCACCAAA ACGCAATTGACCGACAGTAATTCCTCCTATTACACGTGCACATCAACAGAGGCAAGTAACAATGAAGCAAGTGTCAGTGCAAATGCACCTACGCATACGCGTCACGTCGGGTTTGTGGACATTAGTAAGGAAATGAACGGCGCTGCTACTGCTGTTAGAGTGAATTGCAAT CAGGAACATAATACACTATTTAAAGATAGTCTCAAAGAGAAAAAGGTTTTAATTAAGGTGCAGGAGCAGAGTGATCAAGAAGGAGATTCATTTGAGTTTAGCATAGTTCGAAAACCTTCGATGGATGAG CGTTTGCGTATTTCAAAAGGCACAGAGGACTCCGGGGTATCCAGTCGTAAGAGTGACTATTCCATTTCGCAGATTAACACCACCACAGGCTCACTAGACAAGGCGGACAATATGTGCATTTCGAAGAACGATACAGGTTGCTCAGACTATTCGCGAAG TTACAACACGAACATTACGAGCGAAGCCAACAGTATGCGTTCGCCATTTCGCAATCTATCGAAAAATTTCAAACGTCCCGAATTCATGAG ggGCATGAAACGCAAGCTAAATCTTCTCAATCGTTCTGAGAACTCGCCAAGTCTGGAAGGTGACGGCTCCAATTCGGTATCTAACTGTGGCAGCACCGGCCTCACACAAGAGATCGATATTCTTGACATTGGCAGCAGCACGCCGAAAAAGCGTAAAGCAATTAGTGGTGTGCTGAAAGTGCGCTCGCTTTCGGACGATGAGATGCCACAGACTCTCAGTGAGCATGTCACAAATGTTGTCTTTTCGACACCTGTGTCATCCCAAAAGCTGCCTCATCGTGATGGTGGCTTGTTGGGAAAACTCAAATCAACACGCTTTGCGTTGCCAATATCGATGGAGATGAAAAAATCGGAGCAAGCGGCTGAGAAGGCATCGAAtgtgcaatatttaaaaatgccagCTGATGATCTTACCATGTCACCCATCAATTTGGGCAATAATGTACACCAAACGCCGAAACGTATTAATACACCCTTCCGCACGCCAAAGTCGGTGCGGCGTGGCGTTGGTCGGCAGTCCACCGAACGTATACTCGGCACACCCGATTACTTGGCACCCGAATTATTGTTGCGTCAAGGACACGGACCGGCTGTTGATTGGTGGGCACTCGGCGTTTGCTTTTACGAATTCTTGACGGGTTTGCCGCCCTTCAACGATGAAACACCACAAAAAGTTTTCGACAACATTctgaataaaa aTATTGAATGGCCAGAGGGTGATGAAGCTTTGTCCGCTGAAGCAGTTGAAGCAGTCGATTTACTGCTTACAATCGATCCCACGTTGCGTCCGGCAGCAAAGGAGGTGCAGCAAATGCGTTTCTTCGAGTCCATAGATTGGAAGAATATCGAAAACGAGGAGCCGCCTTTTGTGCCAACGCCTGAAAATCCCACCGACACGGCGTACTTTGAGGCGCGCAACAATTTGCAACATTTGCAATTATCCAACTTTACGCTGGAAGATTAA
- the LOC128860295 gene encoding tigger transposable element-derived protein 6-like, whose amino-acid sequence MTQDIWTSILTSFDNEITLQKRKVILFVDNAAPHKLVPLQNVDLQYLPANKTSILQPLDQGIIHAFKAYYRQIIVRKQILSVESGRSIEEFEKSINLLTAIQMIHRAWWLVKPETISNTFKKCKFFTENSEIVEGDDELDQENIIIFSELQQEEFRNFVRIDNNLACYGESTDEHIIAEAIQGENSIMEDPSDDEPPNSVADSIPSHKEVIDSINTIRRALMPTNKCMLEIDNIEQYYFELSKLNIQSKITDFFKNDM is encoded by the exons ATGACTCAAGACATATGGACATCGATACTGACATCTTTTGACAATGAAATCACACTGCAGAAAAGAAAGGTTATTTTATTCGTCGACAATGCCGCGCCCCATAAGTTAGTGCCTTTACAAAATGTAGATCTCCAGTACCTTCCAGCTAACAAGACATCAATTTTACAACCGCTCGATCAAGGCATTATCCACGCATTCAAAGCTTATTATCGTCAAATTATTGTAAGAAAGCAGATACTTTCTGTGGAGAGTGGAAGAAGCATTGAAGAGTTTGAGAAATCGATTAACTTGTTGACAGCAATTCAAATGATACATCGAGCTTGGTGGTTGGTGAAGCCCGAGACCATATCTAACACTTTTAAAAAG tgCAAATTTTTCACCGAAAACTCCGAGATCGTGGAAGGCGACGACGAACTGGATCAGGAAAACATAATAATATTTAGTGAGCTACAACAAGAAGAGTTCAGAAATTTCGTTAGGATTGATAACAACCTTGCCTGCTACGGGGAATCTACCGACGAGCATATAATCGCAGAGGCCATACAAGGAGAAAATTCAATAATGGAAGACCCGTCCGATGATGAACCTCCTAATAGTGTTGCAGATAGCATTCCAAGCCATAAGGAAGTCATTGATTCCATTAATACTATCCGTAGAGCACTTATGCCTACAAATAAATGTATGCTCGAGATCGATAATATTGAACAGTATTATTTCGAACTCTCTAAATTAAACATTCAGTCGAAAATTACGgacttttttaaaaatgatatgTAA